A genomic window from Silene latifolia isolate original U9 population chromosome Y, ASM4854445v1, whole genome shotgun sequence includes:
- the LOC141630955 gene encoding uncharacterized protein LOC141630955, translating into MAVVRKRRIKLTVWERYFPKIAKIQEQCKYLDEKPILVLKCVQRKEWFGNVSLSTTRGATKFELNPNIPQVEEFKNRFQLKVEASDGDQVRAQLMLWDSPISKIVGKQASTILEAQEREGDKEAVPLEFREIMDRVFIAKILVDQEYNIRQKSICYKATQLCGDKDVIAKWKELEECGKAAESSGKNSAITISGSEISNTELLLLENVKTYDEEIENTPISKLPQKRARLEDDGFEITEVREMSADQGSSSKATIPIKNIKIEK; encoded by the exons ATGGCGGTGGTGAG GAAAAGGAGAATAAAGCTAACTGTTTGGGAACGCTACTTTCCCAAGATAGCTAAGATACAAGAACAATGCAAGTACTTGGATGAGAAACCAATTTTGGTCCTCAAATGTGTCCAAAGGAAGGAATGGTTTG GTAACGTGTCGCTTTCAACAACAAGAGGGGCTACAAAATTTGAACTCAATCCAAACATTCCACAAGTAGAGGAGTTCAAAAACAG GTTCCAGCTAAAAGTCGAGGCAAGTGATGGGGATCAGGTTAGGGCGCAACTTATGTTGTGGGACTCCCCAATCTCTAAAATTGTAGGCAAACAAGCATCAACAATACTAGAGGCACAAGAAAGG GAAGGGGACAAAGAGGcggtgccccttgaatttcgtgAGATTATGGATCGTGTGTTCATCGCCAAAATCTTGGTCGATCAAGAGTACAATATACGACAAAAATCAATATGCTACAAAGCAACCCAATTGTGTGGCGACAAGGATGTGATAGCCAAATGGAAAGAACTAGAAGAATGTGGAAAG GCAGCGGAAAGCAGCGGAAAAAATTCAGCAATAACAATCTCTGGAAGTGAAATCAGTAACACAGAACTCTTGCTATTG GAAAACGTGAAGACGTATGACGAGGAGATAGAAAACACACCAATTAGCAAATTGCCTCAAAAGCGAGCACGCTTGGAAGATGACGGCTTCGAAATAACTGAAGTAAGAGAAATGTCAGCGGATCAAGGGTCATCAAGCAAAGCAACTATTCCAATCAAGAACATTAAAATTGAGAAGTAG
- the LOC141630956 gene encoding uncharacterized protein LOC141630956, with amino-acid sequence MREWLAFHLQDRSSFLQSAILLLAAKLLQQFIVDGYMMVESQRLSFLRHNQGLLCVETYKNLANAVDRGETEPSSAGSRIFMSSSVLQSDGYTIGNFQDTMTICKWYGYPNLFITFTCNPKWPEIMRFVSKRGLRPEDRPDILSRVFKMKLAELMKDLKDRHIFGRVIGGTYTIEFQKRGLPHAHILIFLHRDDKFPEAANVDKIISAEIPDPDENPLLYALVKDHMIHGPCGKDFPTCPCMVASKCSRNFPKRCIESTTVDDDGYPVYKRREKGFTVVKSGRKLGNEWVVPYNAQLLLKYRAHINVEWCNQVRSIKYLFKYINKGPDRATMQSSYRRRNEENPDQIDEIQRFHDCRYISACEVVWRIFGFEIHYRTPHVERLRFHLPDEQSVVFNDEDLIDSVIDNPTIGMTKFLAWMDCNKSSEEAQQLLYSQFRRN; translated from the exons ATGAGAGAGTGGCTTGCATTTCATCTCCAGGATAGATCTTCGTTCCTTCAATCTGCAATTCTTTTGTTAGCTGCTAAATTACTTCAACAATTTATTGTCGATGGTTATATGATGGTTGAGTCGCAGAGGTTGTCATTTCTTCGTCATAATCAAGGGTTGCTTTGTGTGGAAACGTATAAAAATCTTGCGAATGCGGTCGACCGTGGAGAAACCGAACCATCCTCTGCCGGGAGCCGTATTTTCATGTCTTCATCGGTTTTGCAATCAGATGGGTACACTATAGGTAATTTCCAAGATACTATGACCATTTGCAAGTGGTATGGGTATCCAAATTTGTTCATTACATTTACATGTAATCCAAAATGGCCAGAAATAATGAGATTTGTCTCTAAAAGAGGTTTGAGGCCGGAGGATCGACCTGATATTCTTAGTCGTGTTTTCAAGATGAAACTGGCGGAATTAATGAAAGACTTGAAAGACCGTCACATATTCGGACGTGTCATTGGAG GCACGTACACTATTGAATTTCAAAAACGTGGATTGCCACATGCTCATATTCTAATATTTCTTCATCGTGACGACAAATTCCCGGAGGCCGCAAATGTAGATAAAATTATTAGTGCCGAGATACCCGATCCTGATGAAAACCCTTTGTTATATGCTCTTGTGAAGGATCATATGATACACGGTCCATGTGGCAAAGACTTCCCTACTTGCCCGTGTATGGTTGCATCTAAGTGCTCCAGAAACTTTCCGAAGAGGTGCATCGAAAGCACAACGGTTGACGACGACGGGTATCCTGTATATAAGAGGAGGGAAAAGGGATTTACCGTGGTGAAGAGTGGACGGAAACTGGGCAATGAGTGGGTAGTTCCATATAATGCGCAATTATTGTTAAAATATCGTGCCCACATAAATGTCGAATGGTGCAATCAAGTTCGATCAATCAAGTATTTGTTCAAGTACATAAATAAGGGCCCTGATCGAGCCACAATGCAATCTTCTTATCGTCGTCGAAACGAGGAGAATCCCGACCAAATAGATGAGATACAGAGGTTCCATGATTGTCGTTATATCTCAGCATGCGAAGTCGTGTGGAGAATCTTTGGCTTTGAAATACATTATAGGACTCCTCATGTTGAAAGATTGCGCTTTCACCTTCCTGATGAGCAAAGCGTTGTTTTTAACGACGAAGACCTTATTGATTCAGTCATCGATAATCCCACAATCGGTATGACAAAGTTCTTGGCTTGGATGGATTGTAATAAATCTAGCGAGGAGGCACAACAACTATTATATAGCCAGTTTCGACGAAATTAG
- the LOC141634022 gene encoding dynamin-2B-like: MISEYVARNNAVLLVIIPAAQAPEVSSSKALRLAKEYDAEGTRTIGVISKVDQAASESKALAAVQALLQGQGPRSTADIPWVALIGQSVSIATAQSGNGGSENSLETAWRAESESLKSILTGTPQSKLGRVALVEALAAQIRNRMKVRLPNLLSGLQSKSQIIQDELVKLGESMVSSIEGTRALALELCREFEEKFLRHINGGEGNGWKVVASFEGNFPNRIKQLPLDRHFDINNVRRIVLEADGYQPYLISPEKGLRSLIKIVLEMAKEPSKLCVDEVYHVLVDIVSQAANATPGLGRYPPFKREVVAIATGALDVFKNKAKQMVVDLVDMERAFVPPQHFIRLVQRRIERQRREDELKNRSSKKAVDAEQSILNRATSPQTGSQQSSGSLKSTKDKSGPSDKEKDKDNDGQEGSGLKKAGTEGEITAGFLLKKSAKTNSWSRRWFVLNEKNGKLGYTKKQEERHFRGVITLEDCVIEEVMDDEDAPPKNSKDKKSNGPDKGPSLVLKLTAKVQNKGVLKAHSAVLLKAESMADKVEWLSKLKNFATFKGGQGIGKHGLSMRQSHSDGSLDTMARRPADPEVELRWMSQEVRGYIEAVLNSLAANVPKAVVLCQVEKAKEDMLNQLYSSISSQSSAKIEELLQEDHNVKRRRDRYTKQSSILSKLVRQLSIHDNRAAAASGWSDSGVSAESSPRTGGPGAGDGWRSAFDAAANGPTDFSRSHSRRNSDPAQNDDIGGSGSNSSSCRTPVRLPPAPLRY; encoded by the exons ATG ATAAGTGAGTATGTGGCACGCAACAATGCTGTTTTGTTGGTGATAATTCCTGCTGCTCAGGCGCCAGAAGTTTCTTCATCAAAAGCTCTCAGGCTAGCTAAGGAATATGATGCCGAAG GAACTAGAACAATCGGTGTTATCAGCaaagtagatcaagctgcttcTGAATCTAAAGCGCTCGCTGCTGTCCAGGCTTTACTGCAGGGTCAAGGACCTAGAAGTACAGCTGACATCCCATGGGTTGCTTTAATAGGTCAGTCGGTTTCAATAGCTACTGCACAATCTGGAAATGGTGGATCTGAGAACTCCTTGGAAACTGCTTGGCGAGCTGAAAGTGAGAGCCTGAAGTCAATTTTAACCGGGACACCCCAAAGTAAACTTGGTAGAGTAGCTTTAGTTGAAGCGTTGGCTGCTCAAATACGCAATCGTATGAAAGTCAGGCTTCCAAATCTCCTCTCTGG GCTTCAAAGCAAATCTCAGATTATTCAGGACGAATTAGTAAAACTTGGCGAGTCCATGGTTTCTAGTATCGAGGGTACACGAGCCTTGGCATTAGAGCTTTGTCGTGAATTTGAGGAGAAATTTTTGAGGCATATCAATGGTGGCGAG GGTAATGGGTGGAAAGTCGTTGCCAGTTTTGAGGGAAATTTTCCAAACAGAATCAAGCAGCTTCCCTTGGATAGACACTTTGATATTAACAATGTCAGGAGG ATTGTTCTAGAAGCAGATGGTTACCAGCCATATCTTATATCTCCGGAGAAGGGATTAAGATCCTTGATTAAAATTGTCCTCGAAATGGCAAAAGAACCCTCAAAGTTGTGTGTTGATGAG GTGTACCATGTCTTGGTTGATATAGTGTCTCAAGCTGCAAATGCGACACCTGGCCTTGGAAGATACCCACCTTTTAAGAGGGAG GTGGTTGCAATTGCAACTGGAGCACTTGATGTCTTTAAGAATAAAGCAAAGCAAATGGTTGTTGACTTGGTAGACATGGAGCGTGCTTTTGTACCACCGCAGCATTTTATTCGTTTGGTGCAAAGACG GATAGAGAGACAACGGCGTGAAGATGAACTAAAGAATCGATCTTCCAAGAAAGCCGTAGATGCAGAGCAATCAATATTGAATAGG GCGACAAGTCCGCAGACAGGCAGCCAACAAAGTAGTGGGAGTCTAAAGTCAACTAAAGACAAGTCTGGTCCGTCtgataaagaaaaagataaagACAATGATGGACAAGAGGGATCTGGCCTGAAGAAAGCGGGGACTGAGGGAGAGATAACAGCTG GATTTTTGTTAAAGAAAAGCGCAAAAACTAACAGTTGGAGCAGGCGATGGTTTGTGTTGAACGAAAAGAATGGAAAG CTCGGGTACACCAAGAAACAAGAGGAAAGACATTTCCGTGGTGTCATCACTTTGGAG GATTGTGTGATTGAAGAAGTAATGGATGACGAAGATGCCCCTCCGAAGAATTCAAAGGACAAAAAGTCGAATGGACCAGATAAAGGGCCCAGCCTCGTCTTAAAATTGACGGCGAAAGTACAAAACAAGGGTGTTCTTAAAG CTCATAGTGCTGTTCTGTTGAAAGCCGAGAGTATGGCAGACAAGGTTGAGTGGTTGAGCAAGTTGAAAAATTTTGCGACATTCAAAGGTGGTCAAGGGATAGGTAAACATGGACTTTCAATGCGCCAAAGTCATTCTGATGGTTCTCTT GATACAATGGCTAGGAGGCCTGCAGATCCGGAAGTAGAGCTTCGTTGGATGTCTCAAGAAGTGCGTGGATATATTGAAGCAGTCCTAAATAGCCTTGCTGCCAATGTACCAAAA GCTGTCGTGCTTTGCCAAGTTGAGAAAGCAAAGGAGGATATGCTAAATCAACTGTACAGTTCAATAAG TTCCCAGAGCTCGGCAAAGATTGAGGAACTCCTTCAAGAAGACCACAACGTGAAGCGTAGAAGAGACCGttatacaaagcagtcttctatTCTATCAAAACTAGTGAGACAACTAAGTATCCATGATAACCGAGCAGCAGCTGCATCAGGCTGGTCTGATAGTGGGGTTAGTGCAG AAAGCAGTCCCAGAACTGGGGGTCCAGGAGCTGGTGATGGATGGAGAAGTGCATTTGATGCTGCTGCAAATGGGCCCACAGATTTTTCGAGATCTCACAGTCGGCGAAACAGTGATCCGGCCCAGAATGATGATATAGGGGGGTCTGGCTCAAACTCGAGCAGCTGCCGCACGCCAGTTCGACTGCCACCAGCACCACTTCGATACTAG